The following proteins are encoded in a genomic region of Glycine max cultivar Williams 82 chromosome 18, Glycine_max_v4.0, whole genome shotgun sequence:
- the LOC100803589 gene encoding uncharacterized protein isoform X4 → MEGRRRGGYSGRRIVASRRGSGKSNANNNNNNNNKNNNNINVIKKLQSREIWSKPHRAFASVTASHRFRSMCLTHQYDTHDPSKTPSSLWPFLMKRTKVVEIVAAKNVVFALYHSGLCAAFSRETDERICFLNVCPDEIIRSLFYNKNNDSLITVSVYASENFSSLKCRSTKIEYLRRGKPDAGFPLFQSESLKWPGFVEFDDVNGKVLTYSAQDCIYKVFDLKNYTMLYSILDRNVQEIKISPGIMLLIYNRTSGHIPLKIISIEDGTVLKVFNHLLHRNKKVDFIEQFNEKLLVKQENENLQILDKSNSFCLELPRGACYFI, encoded by the exons ATGGAAGGAAGGAGGCGTGGAGGTTATAGTGGTCGACGCATAGTTGCAAGCAgaagagggagtggcaaaagcaatgccaacaacaacaacaacaacaacaacaaaaacaacaacaacatcaatgtCATCAAGAAGCTTCAGAGCCGCGAAATTTGGTCGAAGCCTCATCGAGCTTTTGCTTCTGTCACTGCTTCTCACAGATTCCGCTCTATGTGCTTGACGCACCAATACGACACTCATGATCCCTCCAAGACTCCCTCTTCCCTTTGGCCCTTCTTGATGAAGAGAACTAAGGTTGTCGAAATTGTGGCTGCAAAAAACGTGGTCTTTGCTCTTTACCATTCTGGTTTGTGTGCAGCTTTTAGTAGAG AAACTGATGAGAGGATTTGCTTTTTGAATGTTTGCCCTGATGAAATCATTCGGAGCCTCTTCTACAATAAGAACAACGACTCGCTCATTACAGTATCTGTTTATGCTTCTGAGAACTTCAGCTCTTTGAAATGCAGGTCCACAAAGATTGA ATACCTACGAAGGGGGAAGCCGGATGCTGGGTTTCCTCTTTTCCAATCTGAATCTTTGAAATGGCCTGGATTTGTTGAGTTTGATGATGTCAATGGAAAGGTCCTAACTTATTCTGCACAAGATTG TATTTACAAGGTCTTTGATCTTAAGAACTACACCATGCTATACTCGATTTTAGATAGGAATGTTCAAGAAATCAAGATCAG CCCTGGCATCATGTTATTAATTTACAATAGAACCAGCGGTCATATTCCCCTAAAGATTATATCCATTGAAGATGGCACAGTTCTCAAAGTGTTCAACCATCTACTTCATCGGAATAAGAAGGTGGACTTCATAGAGCAATTTAATGAAAAGCTTCTAGTCAAGCAAGAAAATGAGAACCTTCAGATTCTTGAT AAATCGAACAGTTTCTGTTTGGAACTTCCACGGGGAGCTTGTTACTTCATTTGA
- the LOC100803589 gene encoding uncharacterized protein isoform X2, whose amino-acid sequence MEGRRRGGYSGRRIVASRRGSGKSNANNNNNNNNKNNNNINVIKKLQSREIWSKPHRAFASVTASHRFRSMCLTHQYDTHDPSKTPSSLWPFLMKRTKVVEIVAAKNVVFALYHSGLCAAFSRETDERICFLNVCPDEIIRSLFYNKNNDSLITVSVYASENFSSLKCRYLRRGKPDAGFPLFQSESLKWPGFVEFDDVNGKVLTYSAQDCIYKVFDLKNYTMLYSILDRNVQEIKISPGIMLLIYNRTSGHIPLKIISIEDGTVLKVFNHLLHRNKKVDFIEQFNEKLLVKQENENLQILDVHNSELMEVSRTEFMTPSAFIFLYDNQLFLTFRNRTVSVWNFHGELVTSFEDHQLWHPDCNTNNIYITSDQDLIMSYCKADSDDQWIEGTAGSINVSNILTGKCVAKIIATSSSAKADECSSSGCSCKQSDSCLMRNSVAEALEDITALFYEEDRNEIYTGNRHGLVHVWSN is encoded by the exons ATGGAAGGAAGGAGGCGTGGAGGTTATAGTGGTCGACGCATAGTTGCAAGCAgaagagggagtggcaaaagcaatgccaacaacaacaacaacaacaacaacaaaaacaacaacaacatcaatgtCATCAAGAAGCTTCAGAGCCGCGAAATTTGGTCGAAGCCTCATCGAGCTTTTGCTTCTGTCACTGCTTCTCACAGATTCCGCTCTATGTGCTTGACGCACCAATACGACACTCATGATCCCTCCAAGACTCCCTCTTCCCTTTGGCCCTTCTTGATGAAGAGAACTAAGGTTGTCGAAATTGTGGCTGCAAAAAACGTGGTCTTTGCTCTTTACCATTCTGGTTTGTGTGCAGCTTTTAGTAGAG AAACTGATGAGAGGATTTGCTTTTTGAATGTTTGCCCTGATGAAATCATTCGGAGCCTCTTCTACAATAAGAACAACGACTCGCTCATTACAGTATCTGTTTATGCTTCTGAGAACTTCAGCTCTTTGAAATGCAG ATACCTACGAAGGGGGAAGCCGGATGCTGGGTTTCCTCTTTTCCAATCTGAATCTTTGAAATGGCCTGGATTTGTTGAGTTTGATGATGTCAATGGAAAGGTCCTAACTTATTCTGCACAAGATTG TATTTACAAGGTCTTTGATCTTAAGAACTACACCATGCTATACTCGATTTTAGATAGGAATGTTCAAGAAATCAAGATCAG CCCTGGCATCATGTTATTAATTTACAATAGAACCAGCGGTCATATTCCCCTAAAGATTATATCCATTGAAGATGGCACAGTTCTCAAAGTGTTCAACCATCTACTTCATCGGAATAAGAAGGTGGACTTCATAGAGCAATTTAATGAAAAGCTTCTAGTCAAGCAAGAAAATGAGAACCTTCAGATTCTTGAT GTTCACAATTCTGAGCTGATGGAGGTAAGCAGGACGGAGTTCATGACTCCATCAGCATTTATCTTTCTATACGATAATCAATTGTTCCTTACTTTCAGAAATCGAACAGTTTCTGTTTGGAACTTCCACGGGGAGCTTGTTACTTCATTTGAGGATCACCAGTTGTGGCACCCAGACTGCAACACGAACAACATATACATAACAAGTGATCAGGATCTCATTATGTCTTACTGCAAGGCAGATTCTGATGATCAATGGATTGAAGGCACTG CTGGATCCATTAATGTCAGCAATATCTTGACCGGGAAATGTGTGGCGAAAATAATTGCAACAAGTAGCAGTGCCAAGGCAGACGAGTGCAGCAGTAGTGGTTGCAGCTGCAAGCAAAGTGATTCATGCCTAATGAGGAATTCAGTTGCGGAGGCTTTGGAGGACATCACTGCCCTCTTTTATGAGGAAGACAGAAATGAGATCTATACGGGGAACAGGCATGGTCTTGTTCATGTATGGTCAAACTAA
- the LOC100803589 gene encoding uncharacterized protein isoform X3: MEGRRRGGYSGRRIVASRRGSGKSNANNNNNNNNKNNNNINVIKKLQSREIWSKPHRAFASVTASHRFRSMCLTHQYDTHDPSKTPSSLWPFLMKRTKVVEIVAAKNVVFALYHSGLCAAFSRETDERICFLNVCPDEIIRSLFYNKNNDSLITVSVYASENFSSLKCRSTKIEYLRRGKPDAGFPLFQSESLKWPGFVEFDDVNGKVLTYSAQDCIYKVFDLKNYTMLYSILDRNVQEIKISPGIMLLIYNRTSGHIPLKIISIEDGTVLKVFNHLLHRNKKVDFIEQFNEKLLVKQENENLQILDVHNSELMEKSNSFCLELPRGACYFI, translated from the exons ATGGAAGGAAGGAGGCGTGGAGGTTATAGTGGTCGACGCATAGTTGCAAGCAgaagagggagtggcaaaagcaatgccaacaacaacaacaacaacaacaacaaaaacaacaacaacatcaatgtCATCAAGAAGCTTCAGAGCCGCGAAATTTGGTCGAAGCCTCATCGAGCTTTTGCTTCTGTCACTGCTTCTCACAGATTCCGCTCTATGTGCTTGACGCACCAATACGACACTCATGATCCCTCCAAGACTCCCTCTTCCCTTTGGCCCTTCTTGATGAAGAGAACTAAGGTTGTCGAAATTGTGGCTGCAAAAAACGTGGTCTTTGCTCTTTACCATTCTGGTTTGTGTGCAGCTTTTAGTAGAG AAACTGATGAGAGGATTTGCTTTTTGAATGTTTGCCCTGATGAAATCATTCGGAGCCTCTTCTACAATAAGAACAACGACTCGCTCATTACAGTATCTGTTTATGCTTCTGAGAACTTCAGCTCTTTGAAATGCAGGTCCACAAAGATTGA ATACCTACGAAGGGGGAAGCCGGATGCTGGGTTTCCTCTTTTCCAATCTGAATCTTTGAAATGGCCTGGATTTGTTGAGTTTGATGATGTCAATGGAAAGGTCCTAACTTATTCTGCACAAGATTG TATTTACAAGGTCTTTGATCTTAAGAACTACACCATGCTATACTCGATTTTAGATAGGAATGTTCAAGAAATCAAGATCAG CCCTGGCATCATGTTATTAATTTACAATAGAACCAGCGGTCATATTCCCCTAAAGATTATATCCATTGAAGATGGCACAGTTCTCAAAGTGTTCAACCATCTACTTCATCGGAATAAGAAGGTGGACTTCATAGAGCAATTTAATGAAAAGCTTCTAGTCAAGCAAGAAAATGAGAACCTTCAGATTCTTGAT GTTCACAATTCTGAGCTGATGGAG AAATCGAACAGTTTCTGTTTGGAACTTCCACGGGGAGCTTGTTACTTCATTTGA
- the LOC100803589 gene encoding uncharacterized protein isoform X1, translated as MEGRRRGGYSGRRIVASRRGSGKSNANNNNNNNNKNNNNINVIKKLQSREIWSKPHRAFASVTASHRFRSMCLTHQYDTHDPSKTPSSLWPFLMKRTKVVEIVAAKNVVFALYHSGLCAAFSRETDERICFLNVCPDEIIRSLFYNKNNDSLITVSVYASENFSSLKCRSTKIEYLRRGKPDAGFPLFQSESLKWPGFVEFDDVNGKVLTYSAQDCIYKVFDLKNYTMLYSILDRNVQEIKISPGIMLLIYNRTSGHIPLKIISIEDGTVLKVFNHLLHRNKKVDFIEQFNEKLLVKQENENLQILDVHNSELMEVSRTEFMTPSAFIFLYDNQLFLTFRNRTVSVWNFHGELVTSFEDHQLWHPDCNTNNIYITSDQDLIMSYCKADSDDQWIEGTAGSINVSNILTGKCVAKIIATSSSAKADECSSSGCSCKQSDSCLMRNSVAEALEDITALFYEEDRNEIYTGNRHGLVHVWSN; from the exons ATGGAAGGAAGGAGGCGTGGAGGTTATAGTGGTCGACGCATAGTTGCAAGCAgaagagggagtggcaaaagcaatgccaacaacaacaacaacaacaacaacaaaaacaacaacaacatcaatgtCATCAAGAAGCTTCAGAGCCGCGAAATTTGGTCGAAGCCTCATCGAGCTTTTGCTTCTGTCACTGCTTCTCACAGATTCCGCTCTATGTGCTTGACGCACCAATACGACACTCATGATCCCTCCAAGACTCCCTCTTCCCTTTGGCCCTTCTTGATGAAGAGAACTAAGGTTGTCGAAATTGTGGCTGCAAAAAACGTGGTCTTTGCTCTTTACCATTCTGGTTTGTGTGCAGCTTTTAGTAGAG AAACTGATGAGAGGATTTGCTTTTTGAATGTTTGCCCTGATGAAATCATTCGGAGCCTCTTCTACAATAAGAACAACGACTCGCTCATTACAGTATCTGTTTATGCTTCTGAGAACTTCAGCTCTTTGAAATGCAGGTCCACAAAGATTGA ATACCTACGAAGGGGGAAGCCGGATGCTGGGTTTCCTCTTTTCCAATCTGAATCTTTGAAATGGCCTGGATTTGTTGAGTTTGATGATGTCAATGGAAAGGTCCTAACTTATTCTGCACAAGATTG TATTTACAAGGTCTTTGATCTTAAGAACTACACCATGCTATACTCGATTTTAGATAGGAATGTTCAAGAAATCAAGATCAG CCCTGGCATCATGTTATTAATTTACAATAGAACCAGCGGTCATATTCCCCTAAAGATTATATCCATTGAAGATGGCACAGTTCTCAAAGTGTTCAACCATCTACTTCATCGGAATAAGAAGGTGGACTTCATAGAGCAATTTAATGAAAAGCTTCTAGTCAAGCAAGAAAATGAGAACCTTCAGATTCTTGAT GTTCACAATTCTGAGCTGATGGAGGTAAGCAGGACGGAGTTCATGACTCCATCAGCATTTATCTTTCTATACGATAATCAATTGTTCCTTACTTTCAGAAATCGAACAGTTTCTGTTTGGAACTTCCACGGGGAGCTTGTTACTTCATTTGAGGATCACCAGTTGTGGCACCCAGACTGCAACACGAACAACATATACATAACAAGTGATCAGGATCTCATTATGTCTTACTGCAAGGCAGATTCTGATGATCAATGGATTGAAGGCACTG CTGGATCCATTAATGTCAGCAATATCTTGACCGGGAAATGTGTGGCGAAAATAATTGCAACAAGTAGCAGTGCCAAGGCAGACGAGTGCAGCAGTAGTGGTTGCAGCTGCAAGCAAAGTGATTCATGCCTAATGAGGAATTCAGTTGCGGAGGCTTTGGAGGACATCACTGCCCTCTTTTATGAGGAAGACAGAAATGAGATCTATACGGGGAACAGGCATGGTCTTGTTCATGTATGGTCAAACTAA